The Duganella sp. BuS-21 sequence TCAGCACGGTGCACGAGGGCGGCGGCGAAGGCTCGGTGACCTTGCGCGTGTCCTGTGCGTGCACGCCGCCGGCGGCGGTCGTCAGCGCCAGCAAGGAGAGCGAGGCGAGCGAGGCGAGTGATGAGGCCTTCACTGCTCGCTCTCCGGCTTGAACTGGCCAGCCAGATCCGGGATGGTGCGCTTGATTTCGTCCATCACCATGCGCGAGAAGTAGGCCGCGCCTTTGGCGCCGACGTGGGTGCGGTCGAAGGCGGACTTCGCGGCGCCCGCCACTTCCACCTTGCCGGCGGCCGGCGCGGCGCCGAAGTCGGCCGGACGCGGCACCATGGCCAGCGTGTCGGCTTCGTCCTGGCCCATGGCCTGCACGGCGGCGTAGCTCTCGGCGTTCAGGTCCAGCAGCGGCGCCAGTTGTGCGGCGGCGGTGGCGCGGATCACCTCCGCCCACGGCGCCAGATTGTTCTCAAGGACGCCGTCCTTGAAGGTGCGGCGCGTGAGTGGCGTCAGCAGTACGGGCACGCCGCCCAGCGCTTTCACCTGCTGCGCATAGCGCGCCATGTTGGCGGGGAATTCGGTTTTCAGATCGGTGGAGCGGCCTGGCTTGCCCGGCTGGTCGTTGTGGCCGAACTGGATCAGCACATAGGTGGCGCGGTAGGCGGCGGCGCCGCGCAGCAGGCCTTCCACTTCATCCCAGCGGCCCTCGGCGCGGAAGCTGCCGGAACTGCGGCCGCCCTTGGCCAGGTTGATGCAGGTGTTGGCGCGATTGACGCGCGCGCAGAAGGCGTCGCCATAGCCGCTGGTATTGGCCATGGTGGAGTCGCCGACCAGGATGAAGCGGATCGGCTTTGCCGGTGGCGGCGGTGACGCTTCGGCCGCGTGCACGCCGCCGGCCAGCAAGGTCGTTGCCGCAGCGATGCAGGTAATCAGGTGTTTCATGGCGGGTTCCGGGCAAAAAAAGGGCGCCGGCCGAGGTGTCGGTCCGGCGCCCCATACTCATGCCTTCATTTAGAAGGTGTAGGTAGCACGCACGTTGTAGGCGCGGCCGATCGGGCTGGCTGCGCTGCTCAGGTAACCAAAGCTATACAGGCTGCTGTTGGTTGCCGGCGGTTCGGCGTTGAACAGATTGGTGATGCCGGCGGTGACCTGGATGTTCTTGAAGCCACTGTAGGTGGTGGTCAGGTTCCACATTTTCATCGAGTTGATATCGCGCCAGTACTGCGACGCCACCAAGTTCTGGTCGTGGTACTTCGAGTTGTAGTTCTGGGTCAGCGTGCTGTTCCAGTTACCCGATGCCCAGTTCAGGCGCAGCGTGTGCTTCCAGCGATAGGTGATGATCGGGAAGCTCGAGGTGGTGCCGTTGCTGGCCAGGCCGAAGCGGCCGATGTTCGACACGAACGGGCTGCCGTCATACAGCTGGTTGTCGAACTGGGTCAGGTAGGTGCCGTCCAGCGAGACCTTGAAGTCGCCGTAGCTGGTTTTCGGGAAGGCGTACGAACCGGAGACGTCGATACCGGCTGCTTTCTGGCCACCCAGGTTCATCGTGGTGTTGACGATGTAGTTGATGGTGCGGTCAGGATTACGCACGAAGTACGACGAGTAGCCGACCGGGTCCAGGAAGTACACCTGCTCCGGCAGATTGGCCAGCATGTCGGTCATGCGGATGTTCCAGTAGTCGAACGAGATCATGCCGTTCTTGACTGGTTCCATCACCACGCCCAGCGTAAAGCCTTTCGACTTCTCCGGCTTCAGGCCGGCGTTGGAGCCGGTTTGTTTCGGCAGGGTGGTGTTGCAGACGGTCGATGCGACGAAGCCTGGCAGCGCGGTGCCGGTGCCGGCCACGCCTGGCGTGCCGCCAGGGCACAGTACCGGATCGTCCCACTTGGCGGCGGTCAGGCCGGTGGCGCCTGGCAGACGGTAGCCGTAGGCGTCGAACAGGGTCGGTGCGCGGAAGCCGGTGTTGGCCGAACCGCGGAACATCACCTGCTTGCTAGGCTCCCAGCGGAAGCTGATCTTCGGATTGACGGTGGTGCCGAAATCGCTGAAACGGTCGGCGCGAACGGCGCCGTTCAGTTCCAGGGTCTTGGTGACCGGTGCGTTCACCTCGGCGAACAGCGCAGCGACGTTGCGACCGCCTTCGCCGTGCGATGGGCTGGTGTTGGCGTAGGTGACGTCGCTGACGATGGCCAGCTTGGTGTCTTCGGTGGTGTCGCGGTGCAGGTCGGCGCCCACTGCGACGGCCAGCGAGCCACCCGGCAGTTCCATCAGCGCGCGGCTGGCGGTAACGTCGATGCCGGTGTAGGTCGATTTCGACGTGCGGTTCTTGGCGCCGTCCACGCTGATCGAGGCCAGGAAGGCCTTGCCGTCGGCGTCCTGCAGGCCGAACGGATTGAGCTTGCCGTTTTTCAGGCCGTCCAGCAGGCCTTGTCCGGTGACGTAGCCCTGGTGGTAGTAGTTGTCGCGCTCCGAGATGCCGACCACCAGACCAGCCTTATAGTCCCAACCCGCCAGCGTGCCTTCATCGCTGATGGCCAGGCGTTGGTTGACCTGCACGTCCTTGGTGATGGCCAGGCCCAGATCGGCCACGGCCCAGGTCAGGGTCAGTGGCGCGTTGTTCAGGCCCGCCACGGCAGGCACGCCGCCGCTACCGCCCGGATACCATTTGCTGGTCGAGGGCAGGGTGACTGGGGCGCCTTTGACTGCCAGCGCGTTGGTCGGGTTGCGCGCGCCCTTGATGAATTCCTCGCCGCGTGCGTAGTCGATGTTGACGATGTGGTCTTCGCTCAGCTTCAAGGCGCCACGGGCGTAGAAGGTGACCTGCTGGTTGGCGTGCAGTGCGGTGCCGTATTCATTGGCGTCCAGTACGCAAGTGCCCTTCTGGCCGACGATGGAGTAAGGCGCCAGGCAGCCGCTGGCGGCGTATGGGTTCTGCGCGGTCTTGTTGGTCGGCGTGGTGAAGTTGGCCGGGGTGGCGTTGCCGCCGGTGCCCAGCGTAGGCGGACGACCGAGCGCGGTCAGTTTGTCGGCGGTGCTCAGATAGTCGCGGTCGCGCGACGACAGGCGGGTGCGCTGGTGCGCGTCGACGGTGGCGTAGAAGCTCCAGCCGTCGCGTTCCAGGTTGCCCTTGCCCCAGGTGGCGGTCAGACGCTGTTCGTCGCCGCCGCCGTCGGCTTCCGGCTGCACGGCTTGCGCGGTCAGTTGGGTGCCTTCGAACTGGGTCTTGGTGATGAAGTTGACCACGCCGCCGATGGCGTCGGAGCCGTAGATCGAGGATGCGCCATCGCGCAGCACTTCCACGCGCGCCACGGCGCTCATTGGAATGGTGTCCAGGTTGGCGTAGCCGTCGGCGATCGCCTCGTTGGCCAGGCGGCGGCCGTTCAGCAGCACCAGGGTGCGGTTCACGCCCAGGCCGCGCAGATTGATGTTGGTGCCGGAGCCGGCGTTCGACGGCGCCAGCGACGCCGATTGCGGCAGCGCCATCATGAAGTCGGCCAGGGTGGTCATGCCCTGCTTGACCAGGTCTTCCGCCTTCACGGTGGTGACCGGCAGCGATGCTTCGTTGGCGACGCGCTTGATGCTCGAACCGGTCACTTCGACGCGGGTCATGGTGGCATCGTCGCTTTGGGCGTATGCCTGGTTGGTCAGCGTCAGCACGGCCAGGCTGATGGCGGACAGCAGCAGGCGGGGTTGTGCGGAACGTTTCTGGACCGGGTGCTCGGACTTCATGGTGTTGTCTCCTTCGTCTCTTGAATAAAGTTATACGCAACGCTGGAAAGCGCCTGCGTGAGTGGAGCACCTCGCGTACTCCGTGCCGCTGGGACGAGGGCCGCACGCCGTGCATGGTGCAGAGGGCGGCCGAGGTCGAGACGGTCAATAACTTGATTGCTTTATTTTCGCGGCCGGCTTCGAGGCCGGTCCTGCGGTGCTACTGAATTCGGGTGCTGCCTTGGTTCAACCGCGCGAGAAGGTACGGGTCACGCGTTCCAGGTGGGCGCGCATGGCTTTGCGCGCCGCCGCCGGATCGTGGGCGGCGATCGCCTCCAGGATGCGGCGATGGTCCTTCAGCGTTTCCTGACGCAGTTCCTCGGTCTGGAAGTGTTCCTTGAGCTTGTGCCACAGGCGTCCGCGCTGGTCCCACAGGTAGTTCAGCGATCCCACCAGGGCGCTGTTGCCGGTGGCGCGCGCAATGGCCAGGTGGAAGTTGCGGTCGGCCTGTTCGTTGCTTGAATAATTGGCGTGGTTCTTTTCCATCTCGACCACCGCCTGCAGGATGGCGTCGATGGCGCCGTCGGTGGCGACACGCGCGGCGATGGCGGCGATCTCCGATTCGATCAGGCGGCGCGCGGACAGCACTTCGAACGGACCCGGACCCACTTCCGGCAGGTCGGCTTCGGCCGGCTCGGGCAGTTCGCTCACATACACGCCGGAACCGCCACGCACTTCGATCACGCCGCCCAACTCCAGGGCGATCAGCGCTTCGCGCAGCGAGGCGCGGCTGACGCTCAACTTGGTGGCCAGGTCGCGCTCGGACGGCAGGCGTTCGCCGGCGCCGATGTTTTCGCTGCGGATCAGTTCCTGGATGCGGTCGGCCACAACGCGGTAGAGGCGCGGTTCGTGGGCGTTGCTGTCGGCAGGAAGTGCGGTCTTTTTCAACATTGATGTCTCGTGAGTATTTCGTGTGGCTGATTTTATTGCCATCTGGTCAGGCCATTCTAAGGTGGTCAGACCAAATGCGCAATGTGGACTAGCCAAATTAATTTTTAAATGGCATACTGAATTCATGGAGCAGCCGTCTGCGCCCCATGTGTACAAGGGCTCTCCCCTAGGAAACATGCGGTTTTCAGACTGTGGCGCGCAGGCCACAACGCAGCACTGGCCGGCCGATAACAGAAGTGGTCAGGCCACTTCACGAGACCAAAAAACAACGTAGGAACGCCAGATGACCACACCGCCGAGCGCAAATACCCCGCGCTACATCCTCATGCACGACAACGATAACGTCGCGATTGTCGTCAACGACGGCGGCCTGCCGGCAGGCGCCGTTTTCCCGAACGGCTTAACGCTGCTGGAAGCGGTCCCGCAAGGCCACAAGGTGGCGCTGCGCGATTTGGCCAAGGGCGACCGCGTGATCCGCTACAACGTCACCATCGGTTTCGCGGTGTCGGACCTGAACGCCGGCAGTTGGCTGGCCGAACACAATGTCGAGATGCCGGCCGCGCGCGAGCTTGAAGGCCTGCCGATCGCCACCGTCAAGCCGGCGCCGATGGAGCCGCTGGAAGGCTACACCTTCCAGGGCTACCGCAATCCGGACGGCAGCGTCGGCACGCGCAACATCCTGGCCATCACCACCACCGTGCAGTGCGTATCGGGCGTGGTGGAGTTTGCGGTGGAGCGCATCAAGCAGGAACTGCTGCCGAAGTATCCCAACGTCGACGACGTGGTCGGGCTGGAGCACACCTACGGCTGCGGCGTGGCGATCGATGCGCCGGGCGCCGACATCCCTATCCGCACCATCCGCAATATCGCGCTCAATCCGAATTTTGGCGGGCAGGCGATGGTGGTCAGCCTCGGTTGCGAGAAGCTACAGCCTACGCGCCTGTTCCCGAGAGGTTCGATCCCGATCCAGAACGCCGGCGGCGCCGATCCTGGTTTGGTGTGCCTGCAGGATGCGCAGCACGTCGGCTTCATGTCGATGATCGACTCGATCCTGAAGCAGGCCGAGACCAATCTGGTGGAACTGAACAAGCGCCAGCGCGAAACCGTGCCGGCCTCGGAGTTGGTGGTGGGCGTGCAGTGCGGCGGCAGCGACGCCTTCTCCGGCGTGACCGCCAATCCGGCGGTGGGCTTCGCCACCGACCTGCTGGTGCGCGCGGGCGCCACCGTGATGTTCTCGGAAGTGACCGAAGTGCGCGACGGCATCGACCAACTGACCTCGCGCGCCACCACGCCGGAAGTGGCGGAAGCCATGATCCGCGAGATGGCCTGGTACGACGCCTACCTGACGCGCGGCGGCGTTGACCGCAGTGCCAACACCACGCCGGGTAACAAGAAGGGCGGCCTGTCCAACATCGTGGAAAAGGCCATGGGCTCGATCGTCAAATCGGGCAGCTCGCCGATTTCGGGCGTGCTGTCGCCGGGCGAAAAGCTGACGCAGAAAGGCTTGATCTACGCCGCCACGCCGGCCAGCGATTTCATTTGCGGCACGCTGCAGGTGGCGGCCGGCATGAATCTGCACATCTTCACCACCGGTCGCGGCACGCCTTACGGCCTGGCTGAAGTGCCGGTGATTAAAGTCGCCACGCGCAACGACCTGGCGCGGCGCTGGCATGATCTGATGGACATCAACGCCGGGCGCATCGCCAGCGGCGAAGCCAGCATCGCCGATGTCGGCTGGGAGATGTTTCAGATGCTGTTGGACGTCGCCAGCGGCAAGCAGACCTACGCCGAAAAATGGAAACTGCATAACGCACTGGTGCTGTTCAATCCTGCACCGGTGACCTGAAAATAAACAAGCGAGACAAATATGGCAAAACCATTCAAACGACTGCTGCTGACCGGCGCCGCCGGCGGCCTGGGTAAAATTCTGCGCGAGCGCATCAAGCCGTGGGCCGATGTGGTGGTCCTGTCCGACATCGCCGACATGGGCGAGGCCGGCGAGGGTGAAGAGATCGTGCAGTGCGACCTGGCCGACAAGGCGGCGGTGATGAAGCTGATGGAAGGCGTGGAGGCGGTGCTGCACTTTGGCGGCATCTCGACCGAGAACACCTTCGAGAACATCATGCAGGCCAACATCCTGGGCACGGCCAATCTGTACGAGGCCGCGCACAAAAAGGGCGTCAAGCGCATCATCTTCGCCAGCTCGAATCACACGGTGGGTTTCTACCGCAACACCGACTACATCGACGCCACCGCGCCGACCCGCCCGGATTCGTTCTACGGCGTGAGCAAATGCTTCGGCGAGCAGTTGGCCAGCTACTACTACGACCGCGTCGGCCTGGAGACGGTGTGCCTGCGCATAGGCTCCTCGTTCCCGGAACCGGTGGACCGCCGCATGATGGTGACGTGGCTGAGTTACGACGATCTGGTGGAAGCGCTGCACCGCTCACTGTTCGCCACGCGCGTCGGTTTCACCATCCTGTTCGGCATGTCGAACAACGACGTCGCTTGGTGGAACAACAGCCAGGCCTCGCACCTGGGCTACAAGCCGAAGGACAGCTCCAGCCAGTTCGACGGCAAGTTCCCCGACAGCGGCGAATACGCATCGCCCAACGCCTCCGTCACCTACCACGGCGGCGGCTTCGCATTGGCCGAGATTCGCTACAAGGATTAACTCGAAGAGAATGTGCTGATGGTGGAGATAAGCGTTGCGCCGCAACTGGTTTTATCTCCATCGTAGGCGACGGCTTTGCCGTTGATGGTGTGCTTGCTGTTGCCGCTGATGATGGTGCAGTTTTGATGCCCGGTCATCGGGCAGAGGCACTTATCGCCAATCAGCGCCACCGGTTTGCCACTGACCGTGAAATGTGTCGCACCACTTTCAATCACCTTGCCGCCGTGTGAGGTGGGATCACCTAATCGGATTACGTTTGGCATGTCATCTCCTTCACAGTGGATGATGGCGGCGTAAGCTGGACGATATCTTGTCCCATAAGGCCAGCGCTTCGGCATCGGATAAACTGGAATTTACAGGTCTTCCCTGTTGTCCGTGGCCGGTGTCTAACTCAAGGATCATCAGCGGGCGGGCAGGGTCATACTGCTTACTCAACGATTCCCACATGAAGCCATGTAGCACGCTGCCATTGGGTTCATCAACGCGCTCAAGAACTTCATCGCCCATCACTCCCGCCAATGCCCTCGGACCTTCGCGCAGCGAATGAAACCGACTCCAGTATTCCTGCTTAATGCTGTTTTCAGCTTCACGCTGTGACAGCGGTTTGTATTGAGTCGCTCCTGAAAAAGTGCTGAGCGCGATGGATAAATCAGGATGCTCTTTCAAGCCTACAAAGATCGCTGTGAATTCAGATATGTCAACCGGGAGAGGCTCGACTAGAAGCCCGAGTTCGAAACAGAAGCCAGCTTGCGTCGGAATTCCATCTCCACCTCGCCAGCGAAGCTGGCTGATTAGTTTTTCCAGATTAGGAACATCACTGTCATATTGATACTTGGAGT is a genomic window containing:
- a CDS encoding NAD(P)-dependent oxidoreductase, with product MAKPFKRLLLTGAAGGLGKILRERIKPWADVVVLSDIADMGEAGEGEEIVQCDLADKAAVMKLMEGVEAVLHFGGISTENTFENIMQANILGTANLYEAAHKKGVKRIIFASSNHTVGFYRNTDYIDATAPTRPDSFYGVSKCFGEQLASYYYDRVGLETVCLRIGSSFPEPVDRRMMVTWLSYDDLVEALHRSLFATRVGFTILFGMSNNDVAWWNNSQASHLGYKPKDSSSQFDGKFPDSGEYASPNASVTYHGGGFALAEIRYKD
- a CDS encoding TonB-dependent receptor — protein: MKSEHPVQKRSAQPRLLLSAISLAVLTLTNQAYAQSDDATMTRVEVTGSSIKRVANEASLPVTTVKAEDLVKQGMTTLADFMMALPQSASLAPSNAGSGTNINLRGLGVNRTLVLLNGRRLANEAIADGYANLDTIPMSAVARVEVLRDGASSIYGSDAIGGVVNFITKTQFEGTQLTAQAVQPEADGGGDEQRLTATWGKGNLERDGWSFYATVDAHQRTRLSSRDRDYLSTADKLTALGRPPTLGTGGNATPANFTTPTNKTAQNPYAASGCLAPYSIVGQKGTCVLDANEYGTALHANQQVTFYARGALKLSEDHIVNIDYARGEEFIKGARNPTNALAVKGAPVTLPSTSKWYPGGSGGVPAVAGLNNAPLTLTWAVADLGLAITKDVQVNQRLAISDEGTLAGWDYKAGLVVGISERDNYYHQGYVTGQGLLDGLKNGKLNPFGLQDADGKAFLASISVDGAKNRTSKSTYTGIDVTASRALMELPGGSLAVAVGADLHRDTTEDTKLAIVSDVTYANTSPSHGEGGRNVAALFAEVNAPVTKTLELNGAVRADRFSDFGTTVNPKISFRWEPSKQVMFRGSANTGFRAPTLFDAYGYRLPGATGLTAAKWDDPVLCPGGTPGVAGTGTALPGFVASTVCNTTLPKQTGSNAGLKPEKSKGFTLGVVMEPVKNGMISFDYWNIRMTDMLANLPEQVYFLDPVGYSSYFVRNPDRTINYIVNTTMNLGGQKAAGIDVSGSYAFPKTSYGDFKVSLDGTYLTQFDNQLYDGSPFVSNIGRFGLASNGTTSSFPIITYRWKHTLRLNWASGNWNSTLTQNYNSKYHDQNLVASQYWRDINSMKMWNLTTTYSGFKNIQVTAGITNLFNAEPPATNSSLYSFGYLSSAASPIGRAYNVRATYTF
- a CDS encoding T6SS immunity protein Tli4 family protein; translated protein: MSTLFRHRFWGAASVFACSALAFCYAANYQEKKKMEHRIAVMKMKTLCVGRFLIDVPETALVSYRSATVEGYEISSWIETDEAFLSRNIAQEAQLKSEKNDKGGTSLEQIREIENDHLHGRLFVFNRRWQASFNLGVREESQVIAVRAFVRSRDVTYSFYSKYQYDSDVPNLEKLISQLRWRGGDGIPTQAGFCFELGLLVEPLPVDISEFTAIFVGLKEHPDLSIALSTFSGATQYKPLSQREAENSIKQEYWSRFHSLREGPRALAGVMGDEVLERVDEPNGSVLHGFMWESLSKQYDPARPLMILELDTGHGQQGRPVNSSLSDAEALALWDKISSSLRRHHPL
- the garD gene encoding galactarate dehydratase; this translates as MTTPPSANTPRYILMHDNDNVAIVVNDGGLPAGAVFPNGLTLLEAVPQGHKVALRDLAKGDRVIRYNVTIGFAVSDLNAGSWLAEHNVEMPAARELEGLPIATVKPAPMEPLEGYTFQGYRNPDGSVGTRNILAITTTVQCVSGVVEFAVERIKQELLPKYPNVDDVVGLEHTYGCGVAIDAPGADIPIRTIRNIALNPNFGGQAMVVSLGCEKLQPTRLFPRGSIPIQNAGGADPGLVCLQDAQHVGFMSMIDSILKQAETNLVELNKRQRETVPASELVVGVQCGGSDAFSGVTANPAVGFATDLLVRAGATVMFSEVTEVRDGIDQLTSRATTPEVAEAMIREMAWYDAYLTRGGVDRSANTTPGNKKGGLSNIVEKAMGSIVKSGSSPISGVLSPGEKLTQKGLIYAATPASDFICGTLQVAAGMNLHIFTTGRGTPYGLAEVPVIKVATRNDLARRWHDLMDINAGRIASGEASIADVGWEMFQMLLDVASGKQTYAEKWKLHNALVLFNPAPVT
- a CDS encoding PAAR domain-containing protein translates to MPNVIRLGDPTSHGGKVIESGATHFTVSGKPVALIGDKCLCPMTGHQNCTIISGNSKHTINGKAVAYDGDKTSCGATLISTISTFSSS
- a CDS encoding FadR family transcriptional regulator gives rise to the protein MLKKTALPADSNAHEPRLYRVVADRIQELIRSENIGAGERLPSERDLATKLSVSRASLREALIALELGGVIEVRGGSGVYVSELPEPAEADLPEVGPGPFEVLSARRLIESEIAAIAARVATDGAIDAILQAVVEMEKNHANYSSNEQADRNFHLAIARATGNSALVGSLNYLWDQRGRLWHKLKEHFQTEELRQETLKDHRRILEAIAAHDPAAARKAMRAHLERVTRTFSRG
- a CDS encoding rhamnogalacturonan acetylesterase, giving the protein MKHLITCIAAATTLLAGGVHAAEASPPPPAKPIRFILVGDSTMANTSGYGDAFCARVNRANTCINLAKGGRSSGSFRAEGRWDEVEGLLRGAAAYRATYVLIQFGHNDQPGKPGRSTDLKTEFPANMARYAQQVKALGGVPVLLTPLTRRTFKDGVLENNLAPWAEVIRATAAAQLAPLLDLNAESYAAVQAMGQDEADTLAMVPRPADFGAAPAAGKVEVAGAAKSAFDRTHVGAKGAAYFSRMVMDEIKRTIPDLAGQFKPESEQ